A genomic segment from Spinacia oleracea cultivar Varoflay chromosome 3, BTI_SOV_V1, whole genome shotgun sequence encodes:
- the LOC130469140 gene encoding asparagine synthetase [glutamine-hydrolyzing] 2-like isoform X1, which yields MCAMHILLGKYAIFAGSTWFALEMKAISDDCERFIAFHSGHIYLRKQGGLDSSLIAAVASRYLEEMEGGYQWGSELHSFCIGLEGSLDLTAAREVDDYLSTRHHGLTFTIQVISSHKIIVSEVNFVVDGCLND from the exons ATGTGTGCTATGCATATATTACTCGGTAAATACGCTATCTTTGCAGGGTCCACTTGGTTTGCTTTAGAAATGAAAGCGATAAGTGATGATTGTGAACGGTTCATCGCTTTTCATTCTGGACATATATATTTAAGAAAACAAG GTGGATTGGATTCATCACTTATTGCTGCTGTAGCATCACGTTACTTGGAAGAAATGGAAGGAGGTTACCAATGGGGTTCAGAGTTGCACTCCTTTTGCATTGGACTGGAG GGTTCTCTAGATCTCACAGCTGCAAGAGAAGTTGATGATTATCTTTCAACTCGTCATCATGGGCTTACATTCACTATTCAGGTAATTTCCTCACACAAAATCATAGTCAGCGAAGTTAATTTCGTTGTGGACGGTTGCTTAAACGACTAA
- the LOC130469140 gene encoding asparagine synthetase [glutamine-hydrolyzing] 2-like isoform X2, with protein sequence MKAISDDCERFIAFHSGHIYLRKQGGLDSSLIAAVASRYLEEMEGGYQWGSELHSFCIGLEGSLDLTAAREVDDYLSTRHHGLTFTIQVISSHKIIVSEVNFVVDGCLND encoded by the exons ATGAAAGCGATAAGTGATGATTGTGAACGGTTCATCGCTTTTCATTCTGGACATATATATTTAAGAAAACAAG GTGGATTGGATTCATCACTTATTGCTGCTGTAGCATCACGTTACTTGGAAGAAATGGAAGGAGGTTACCAATGGGGTTCAGAGTTGCACTCCTTTTGCATTGGACTGGAG GGTTCTCTAGATCTCACAGCTGCAAGAGAAGTTGATGATTATCTTTCAACTCGTCATCATGGGCTTACATTCACTATTCAGGTAATTTCCTCACACAAAATCATAGTCAGCGAAGTTAATTTCGTTGTGGACGGTTGCTTAAACGACTAA